CCATCAGCCTCAATACCTAAAACGGTGCAAGACTTGACACTCCTACCATTCATGATGACTGTACAAGCACCACACTGAGAAGTATCACAGCCTATATGAACGCTCTTAAAACCTAATTCCCTTAAAATCTCAACTAACAACTTCCTAGGGTTTACTTCAGTTTCGTATACTTCTCCATTTATTTTAAGTTTTATTATACCTTTTTTATCTGCTTCGTAAATTTTCATCAATATACACCCACACTATCCCTAAAAGAAATAAGTTAAAAATTTTTTCCTTAACTTGACTTACCTAATCTTTTTGCTACGTACTCAACTAGCTTATCTGGCGGTAAGGACTTAGCCTCATCGTATTCTGGCGCATTTTCTATAATCTCAAAATCGTTTAGCCCAGCCCACTTATATAACCTGCTCATAGCTACAATTAACCTAGCAGGCTTATCATTAGAGGCATTAAAATGCTGGTGAATAACATTAGGTGGTATGTATATTACATCTCCAGCTTTCCAATCAAATCTCTTAATCTCATCGGAACACTGAAGATTATAGCCTTGCTCAGTAATATCGAAATCACAATCCTGATGTAGGTCGTATCCTTTACCTTCAACTACATAGACATATTCTTCTGCAAGATGCCTTTCCTTTCCAGAACGACTATAAGGAGGTATGAATAGCATATAAGCATCCAAAGTACGTATAGCTATATCCATTTTTTCATTAGCTAACCACTTTATTATTCCATTAGGTGTAACTTCCCAGGGCATTTCCCAGGGCTTAATAACTTGCTTCTTCCTTTCTTTATAGGGCCATCTATGTGAATTTTTTAATAATTCTTGAAAATAATCAGAAGTCATATTACCCTGGAGCCATTTCTTAGCCTCTTCCCACGCCATTGCTCATCCCTCTGTTTCAGGCTCATCCCTAGGTGTGTATCCTAAATCTTCTTTTGGTCTAGGTTTTACTGTTTTCTGGAAGATCATATTCATGAAAATGAACATCGGTTTTGTCTTTATAACAACAGCCCTAGCTGGTTTATTTGGATCTGCATTAAAATGCTGATGGACAGTATGATTAGGTACTATTACGACATCTCCTGCCTCCCACTCAAGTTTTTCACCATCATGAATATCATATCCTTTGCCATCTAGTATGTAAAACATCGCCTCATTAACATGTCCATGCATTTGGGAACGGGCACCAGGGGCATATTCTTCTACATGAATATGTATGGTCTGGCCTAAACCGTCTTCTGGGACTAACATGTGCTTACTGAAGACTTGAGGACCATCAACCCATGGGACTTCTTCTGCTTTAATCACTCTAGGTAATGAACGTAATCTCTTTAACTCTTCTTTTAAACTATATTCTCCCGTTAGCCCTCTTAAGAATACTCTATCTGCTCTTCCCTCCTGCTGATATGGTACCCTTGTTTTTACGGATTGACCGCTCATATTAAATCATTTATTGGAACAGCTATTTAAGTTTTAAAGGATCGTATACGTCTTATAGAGATTTCTTCTAGTCTCATAGTGTCTTAATCTTATGATTTCGCAAATCTATGCTTTTCTCCTTTTCATAGAATTTACATTAAGTCTATAATAATACGCGGACAATTCCGTGAGGAAGATTTTGATACTATTTAACCAAATATTGATATTTTTGATCTTTTAGGAGGTTTCGGTATTGCGGGTATTACAATTACCGATATTAATCCGATTAATACTATAAGACGAGTAGCGTTTATAAGCCCTATGGATTGAGACAAAAATCCCATTATTAAAGGACCTATAGCACCTCCTCCAGTTGATCCTAATCCCCAAACTAAGGCATTTGCAAATCCATTTACAGTTTCTGGTACAAAATCTCCAACTAGTGACAACACTAAAGGAAACGCACTATATGTAAATAATATAAATAATGATAAGTAAATAATATTCGGATATACTAGAAATAATAGTATGGAAATTATAGATCCAATTGTCGAGATTCCGTAAATTAACCTTCTCCCCACTTTGTCTGAAAGGATACCGAGAAGTGGCTGTCCAACAATTGCTGTAGCTAACGCAATACTTAATATTTGACCTAAGTTAAGACCGTACTTAAAGTCATAACTTTCAACCAATATAGTTGGGAGGAACTGCGAAATTCCTTGGCTAAACATATTTCTAATCAATGCTGAGATTAGTAGAATTATTATAATATTTCTGATAGATTTGGTCAATTTTTCATTACCATTATTACTACTAGGTTCCCTTATGTCCAGTCTCGTTCTAGATAACAATGCTGGAATTGAGGCCAAGATGGATATTAGCCCTACACCTATCGATGTTAACAATATATTTCTCTCAGTTATAGTAAAAATAAGTAAGGTAATTGTAGGATATAATGTCCTTCCTAAACTGCCCAAACTACCATTAATACCCATTGCTGTTCCTGAACTACCCTTATACACTATGGCTAATGATGCTGCACCTAAGGGATGATAAAAGGATGACGCAATACCACATGTAAGAATAGATACTATCAAGAGTATTAGTGAATTAATATAGGTTGCATATCCGAACAT
The nucleotide sequence above comes from Sulfolobus tengchongensis. Encoded proteins:
- a CDS encoding cupin domain-containing protein, whose translation is MSGQSVKTRVPYQQEGRADRVFLRGLTGEYSLKEELKRLRSLPRVIKAEEVPWVDGPQVFSKHMLVPEDGLGQTIHIHVEEYAPGARSQMHGHVNEAMFYILDGKGYDIHDGEKLEWEAGDVVIVPNHTVHQHFNADPNKPARAVVIKTKPMFIFMNMIFQKTVKPRPKEDLGYTPRDEPETEG
- a CDS encoding cupin domain-containing protein, with protein sequence MAWEEAKKWLQGNMTSDYFQELLKNSHRWPYKERKKQVIKPWEMPWEVTPNGIIKWLANEKMDIAIRTLDAYMLFIPPYSRSGKERHLAEEYVYVVEGKGYDLHQDCDFDITEQGYNLQCSDEIKRFDWKAGDVIYIPPNVIHQHFNASNDKPARLIVAMSRLYKWAGLNDFEIIENAPEYDEAKSLPPDKLVEYVAKRLGKSS
- a CDS encoding MFS transporter — protein: MKLRILLLTSIAHFINDGNFWFLPVAYTFLVEYKGFSELVIGVISGLFFLSSALSSPLVTKFAENRGNFVNFIGLGIILWGIGIIMFGYATYINSLILLIVSILTCGIASSFYHPLGAASLAIVYKGSSGTAMGINGSLGSLGRTLYPTITLLIFTITERNILLTSIGVGLISILASIPALLSRTRLDIREPSSNNGNEKLTKSIRNIIIILLISALIRNMFSQGISQFLPTILVESYDFKYGLNLGQILSIALATAIVGQPLLGILSDKVGRRLIYGISTIGSIISILLFLVYPNIIYLSLFILFTYSAFPLVLSLVGDFVPETVNGFANALVWGLGSTGGGAIGPLIMGFLSQSIGLINATRLIVLIGLISVIVIPAIPKPPKRSKISIFG